One region of Niallia sp. Man26 genomic DNA includes:
- a CDS encoding transcription repressor NadR, with product MEKMLGEERRSFILSLLKENNRPFTGSELSRLTSVSRQIIVGDITLLKAKNEPIIATSQGYLYLQQSKPELHEKIIACNHPPEKTEEELNIIVDFGVTVKDVKIEHPVYGDLTASILVSNRKEVQQFMKKIKSTNAVYLSQLTSGIHLHTLTAPSKEALIDAETALRNAGFLIGLED from the coding sequence ATGGAAAAAATGCTTGGAGAGGAAAGAAGAAGCTTTATACTATCCTTGCTTAAAGAAAATAACCGTCCTTTTACAGGCAGCGAGCTGTCACGGCTGACAAGTGTCAGCAGACAGATTATTGTCGGAGATATTACCTTGCTGAAGGCAAAAAATGAACCGATTATCGCCACTAGTCAAGGATATTTGTATTTGCAGCAATCTAAACCAGAGCTGCATGAAAAAATCATTGCCTGCAACCACCCTCCCGAAAAAACAGAGGAAGAGTTAAATATCATAGTGGATTTTGGAGTAACAGTAAAAGATGTTAAAATCGAACATCCTGTTTACGGTGATTTAACTGCCTCCATCCTTGTGTCAAACCGGAAGGAAGTACAGCAATTTATGAAAAAGATTAAAAGCACAAATGCTGTCTATCTATCACAGCTGACGTCCGGCATTCATTTACACACATTAACAGCTCCTTCTAAAGAGGCGCTTATTGATGCCGAAACTGCATTGCGAAATGCCGGCTTCTTAATTGGACTAGAAGACTAA
- the pheA gene encoding prephenate dehydratase: MKVGYLGPKATFTNIAVNKMFPNAEKLPYMTIPNCMDAVMKGEVEAALVPVENTLEGSVNITLDYLIHEVDIPIKGEITVPIKQHLMVHPNFKDRWKDAEVVFSHSHAIAQCHRFLHAEWNGIRCENTTSTAAAAQYIKENPNLAAASIGNELTAVEYGLEIVKRNIHDFDNNHTRFIIISKKDTAFQPVDCIHLGYKTSLMVSLPADESGALHQVLSAFAWRKLNLVKIESRPTKTGLGNYFFIIDIDRELDDVLIPGAMSELEAIGCDVKLLGSYPFYAGAKS, translated from the coding sequence TTGAAAGTAGGGTATCTAGGACCGAAAGCAACATTTACGAATATAGCAGTAAATAAAATGTTTCCAAATGCAGAGAAGCTTCCGTATATGACAATCCCGAATTGTATGGATGCTGTAATGAAAGGCGAAGTAGAGGCTGCTCTTGTGCCTGTTGAGAACACATTAGAAGGCTCTGTTAATATCACGCTGGATTATTTAATTCATGAGGTGGACATTCCGATTAAAGGAGAAATTACTGTTCCAATTAAACAGCATTTAATGGTGCATCCAAACTTTAAAGACCGTTGGAAAGATGCAGAGGTTGTATTCAGTCACTCCCATGCGATTGCCCAATGTCACCGGTTTTTGCATGCTGAATGGAATGGAATCAGATGTGAAAATACAACATCAACAGCAGCCGCAGCTCAATACATAAAGGAAAATCCCAACCTCGCTGCTGCATCAATCGGCAATGAATTGACTGCAGTTGAATATGGACTTGAAATAGTCAAACGGAATATCCATGATTTTGATAATAACCATACACGCTTTATCATTATTTCCAAAAAGGATACTGCCTTTCAACCGGTTGACTGCATTCATCTTGGCTATAAAACTAGCTTAATGGTCTCCCTTCCTGCCGATGAGTCTGGTGCTCTGCATCAAGTCTTGTCTGCATTCGCATGGCGCAAGCTGAACTTAGTTAAGATTGAATCAAGACCTACTAAGACTGGTCTTGGCAATTACTTCTTTATTATTGACATTGATCGGGAGCTTGATGATGTCCTCATCCCTGGTGCAATGTCCGAACTAGAAGCGATTGGCTGTGATGTAAAGCTGCTCGGATCATACCCGTTTTATGCAGGAGCAAAAAGTTAA